From the Coregonus clupeaformis isolate EN_2021a unplaced genomic scaffold, ASM2061545v1 scaf0357, whole genome shotgun sequence genome, one window contains:
- the LOC123484555 gene encoding interferon-induced very large GTPase 1-like, producing MDRVPQRFLISYCSPGTEPKAIHTEDCHKPFSDLRPGTQYTVSVSAVLTNGEQSEPVSTTICTISCLVELLSKTGLEDHYENKLTLSTVLEINATTTSDEPRTNMQSLPGAFLKKLMMANVNARSVKCLTTDQEVPYYGVDNQGTDFDSSNVINPLDLITALFLCSDSFLQQEMVQKMSMCQFAVPLLLPNCDKKQSTLMLWALRDIVKKFRSSSQTATKSFVEDRILLSDIPMVSFVRLGEIRVSKSQILNKLLSNPQQYHDTFVHHHMECGDVPRRISDGLVEISWYCPCGNRNIDMFTKPLAVANLRGDIRSLETQFLFLCQTSAAVFIFSDDLEADLKLLKTQKPKAELFLVVNSQRKTFSADTLKKIITNCSINERNVILKKKLNDAEFVKTLQSSVSDILEKSQNRLTIEKMADVAHQMGILIDEDCDECQSARKMADEITGNFKDTMKFKDKQLPLQGQIWKELSQLEKERCRLRKAGDQDIEHYKSSLNKKEEELRKKQHKRDMSDAMASFILGLSSSGAERSYFLKWMRINLDNLSRQNLSGLRDRYKDLCQNSPEKKDDIKDLDKQLSDCSLGLEHFLRELGQLYEAACSLPESSLQRKQMEHLPGLCAQMLLDGFPIELVDGDASNIPLKWIAAVLTQLHTLVQSNSKIRVVTVLGVQSTGKSTLLNTMFGVQFAVSSGRCTRGAFMLLIKVNKELKEELKCDFIMIIDTEGLKSPELAQLDDSHEHDNELATLVIGLSDVTIINIAMENSTEMKDILQIVVHAFIRMKEVGKKPVCHFVHQNVSDMSAHDNNMRDRKKLLEQLDEMTLAAARMEKKENITKFTDVMEYDPDTSSCYIPGLWHGTPPMAPVNAGYSEAVYDFKKTLMKDFRTCQRNYDLTHFLKWTQSLWESVKFEKFIFSFRNSLVADAYSRLCSEYNGWEWAFQKEMYKWMVGAETKMSNIGMTDQYPQKSIRDVLKDLMLEASEKLTLGEKEIQDNLVKYFEKEDGHVNLVEKYREDFVSSAKTLRRETENTVKNKLQGAVEIKEGMTELNNIKSSQASTIEKKVLDLLQICRQKKYNLSDKALSKEFEIMWRKTLSEIHFKGLPKRDVAQDAFLMLRANLSTRSSHVNSLLVGTRLLDCGRKAFVVESESWWQQFQNIAKHWDPDHHRKQLQDFCDDIITQCQEFIKEKVKGKSDYHDTYIKDLLNRIDETLQRHKNVKVSEECEVSLKLHICGRAAREFQKMHDDFIEVNDPKKCLEKSKNKYLTEFRDLFHNRDQCQKKAEDFTKLCLQPAVQDYVTKMIGPDVVDEVKIGKGSEDYSTRGAFQFAILKQLLTDGKYDKYKEYISHYERFVKDWLFDQIVQQQSKDRGLEKLEKKHLSEMVKMITDTISNIRETTGINNVNDVKTFIQNICSALEEKLVLKDALDSILILNTADTEQFAVYLTEFVRELEQSLAAEYKKRGNIKERLRSLPFKPQDEMFTSLFGCGKQCPFCGVPCEAGGIEHNKHHSSIHRSQGICGYRDNYSQKLVIEICSSLVVSDRAFSNAETGGTFHPYKDYQTYYPDWTLTGDASVEASDYWKYVMATFHERIAKEVNALPADIPGDWKALTPDDAMRSLKMSFNMK from the exons ATGGACAGAGTCCCACAACGCTTCCTCATATCCTACTGCAGCCCTGGAACAGAGCCCAAGGCAATACATACTGAAGACTGCCACAAACCATTCTCTGACCTACGACCTGGCACTCAGTACACTGTCAGTGTCTCTGCTGTTCTGACCAATGGGGAACAGAGTGAACCAGTCTCTACAACTATCTGCACTA TATCCTGTCTCGTGGAGCTGTTGTCAAAGACTGGACTAGAAGATCATTATGAAAACAAGCTGACGTTAAGTACTGTCCTTGAGATAAATGCTACTACTACATCAGATGAACCACGTACCAATATGCAGTCACTTCCAGGGGCCTTCCTTAAGAAATTAATGATGGCAAATGTAAATGCTAGGAGTGTCAAATGTCTGACCACTGACCAGGAGGTTCCATATTATGGTGTAGACAACCAGGGCACTGACTTTGATAGCAGCAATGTTATCAACCCTCTAGACCTGATTACAGCACTGTTTCTGTGCTCAGACAGTTTCCTGCAGCAGGAGATGGTCCAGAAAATGTCCATGTGTCAGTTTGCTGTTCCTCTCCTGCTGCCAAACTGTGACAAAAAACAAAGCACGTTGATGCTGTGGGCCCTGAGAGACATAGTGAAAAAGTTCAGGTCGTCTTCACAAACAGCCACAAAGTCTTTTGTGGAGGACAGAATTCTACTCTCTGATATTCCTATGGTGTCCTTTGTTAGGTTAGGGGAGATTAGAGTGTCCAAGTCTCAGATCTTGAATAAGTTGCTTAGTAACCCTCAACAGTACCATGATACATTTGTTCATCATCATATGGAATGTGGCGATGTTCCTCGCAGAATATCAGATGGTCTAGTTGAAATCAGCTGGTACTGTCCATGTGGGAACAGAAACATAGACATGTTCACTAAGCCTCTGGCTGTTGCCAATCTCAGAGGAGACATCAGGTCGCTTGAAACGCAGTTTTTATTTCTGTGTCAAACATCAGCAGCAGTGTTTATTTTCAGTGATGATTTAGAGGCAGATCTCAAGTTGTTGAAAACCCAAAAACCAAAGGCAGAGTTATTTCTGGTTGTCAACTCTCAGAGAAAAACATTCAGTGCAGACACATTGAAAAAAATCATCACAAACTGCAGTATCAATGAAAGAAATGTGATTCTGAAGAAGAAGCTAAATGATGCAGAATTTGTCAAAACCCTGCAGTCATCTGTGAGTGACATCTTAGAAAAAAGTCAAAACCGATTGACAATTGAAAAAATGGCTGATGTGGCTCATCAGATGGGGATTCTGATTGATGAAGACTGTGATGAGTGTCAGAGTGCCAGGAAGATGGCAGATGAAATCACCGGGAACTTCAAAGACACAATGAAATTCAAAGACAAACAGCTACCCTTACAAGGGCAAATCTGGAAAGAGCTTTCCCAGTTAGAAAAAGAGAGGTGTAGGCTGAGAAAAGCAGGGGATCAAGACATTGAACACTACAAGAGCTCTCTGAATAAAAAGGAGGAAGAGTTGAGAAAGAAGCAACATAAACGTGACATGTCAGATGCAATGGCAAGCTTCATTTTAGGATTGTCAAGTTCAGGAGCTGAGCGATCCTATTTCCTCAAATGGATGCGGATAAATCTGGACAATCTGTCACGGCAGAACCTGTCTGGTTTAAGGGACCGGTACAAAGATCTTTGCCAAAATTCTCCTGAGAAAAAAGACGACATTAAAGATTTGGATAAGCAATTATCTGACTGTTCCTTAGGTCTTGAACACTTCCTGCGTGAGTTGGGCCAGTTATATGAAGCTGCCTGCTCCCTCCCTGAAAGTAGCCTACAAAGGAAACAGATGGAGCATCTACCTGGATTGTGCGCTCAGATGCTGTTGGATGGTTTCCCCATTGAGCTTGTGGATGGAGATGCATCAAATATCCCTTTGAAATGGATAGCAGCGGTACTGACTCAGCTTCATACTCTTGTCCAATCCAACAGCAAGATCCGGGTGGTCACAGTTTTAGGGGTCCAAAGCACTGGGAAGTCCactctcctcaacaccatgtttgGGGTCCAGTTTGCTGTCAGCAGTGGAAGATGCACCAGAGGGGCTTTCATGCTACTGATTAAAGTCAACAAAGAACTCAAGGAGGAACTGAAATGTGACTTCATCATGATCATTGACACAGAGGGGTTGAAATCACCAGAGCTTGCTCAACTTGATGATAGCCATGAACATGACAATGAATTGGCGACACTTGTAATAGGACTCAGTGATGTCACGATTATCAACATTGCCATGGAGAACTCCACAGAGATGAAAGACATTCTACAGATTGTTGTTCATGCTTTTATCAGGATGAAGGAAGTGGGGAAGAAGCCAGTATGTCATTTTGTGCACCAGAATGTGTCAGACATGTCTGCTCATGACAACAACATGAGGGACAGGAAGAAGTTGTTGGAACAGTTGGATGAAATGACCCTGGCAGCAGCCAGAATGGAGAAGAAGGAGAATATCACCAAGTTCACGGATGTGATGGAGTATGATCCAGACACAAGCAGCTGCTACATCCCAGGACTCTGGCATGGGACTCCCCCTATGGCTCCAGTCAATGCAGGCTATAGTGAGGCTGTGTATGACTTCAAGAAGACCTTGATGAAAGATTTCAGAACCTGTCAGAGAAATTATGATTTAACACATTTCCTGAAGTGGACACAAAGCTTGTGGGAGTCTGTTAAATTTGAGAAATTCATCTTTAGTTTCAGAAACAGCTTGGTTGCAGATGCATACTCCAGATTATGCTCGGAGTACAATGGTTGGGAATGGGCCTTCCAGAAAGAGATGTATAAATGGATGGTGGGTGCTGAAACTAAAATGTCCAATATTGGCATGACAGATCAATATCCCCAGAAGTCCATAAGAGATGTGCTAAAAGACTTAATGTTAGAAGCATCTGAGAAGCTGACATTGGGAGAAAAGGAAATCCAAGACAATCTAGTAAAATACTTTGAAAAAGAAGATGGCCATGTCAATCTTGTGGAAAAATACAGGGAGGACTTTGTGTCCAGTGCCAAAACACTGAGACGAGAGACAGAAAACACTGTGAAGAACAAACTGCAAGGAGCTGTTGAAATCAAAGAGGGAATGACAGAACTGAACAACATCAAGAGCTCTCAGGCAAGTACAATTGAGAAAAAGGTACTAGATTTGCTTCAGATTTGTAGACAGAAAAAATATAATCTATCAGATAAGGCACTCAGTAAAGAGTTTGAAATCATGTGGAGAAAAACTCTTTCTGAGATACACTTCAAAGGACTTCCTAAGCGAGATGTTGCCCAAGATGCCTTTCTCATGCTGCGTGCAAATCTGTCAACAAGGAGCAGTCATGTCAACAGTCTATTGGTTGGAACCAGACTGTTGGATTGTGGGAGAAAAGCCTTTGTTGTGGAATCTGAGAGTTGGTGGCAGCAGTTTCAAAACATAGCAAAGCACTGGGATCCCGACCATCACAGGAAACAACTACAAGACTTCTGTGATGACATCATAACACAGTGTCAGGAGTTTATAAAAGAAAAGGTTAAAGGAAAGTCTGATTATCATGACACTTACATCAAAGACCTGCTGAACAGGATTGATGAAACATTGCAACGCCACAAGAATGTTAAAGTCAGTGAGGAATGTGAAGTTTCTCTGAAGCTACACATCTGTGGCAGAGCAGCCAGAGAGTTTCAGAAGATGCATGATGATTTCATTGAAGTCAATGACCCAAAGAAGTGTCTGGAAAAGTCTAAGAACAAGTACCTTACTGAGTTCAGAGACTTGTTTCATAACCGAGACCAGTGCCAAAAGAAAGCTGAGGACTTCACAAAGCTCTGTTTGCAGCCAGCTGTACAGGACTATGTGACCAAAATGATTGGTCCTGATGTGGTTGATGAAGTGAAGATTGGTAAAGGATCAGAGGATTACAGCACAAGAGGGGCTTTCCAGTTCGCCATTTTGAAACAACTCCTGACAGATGGAAAATATGACAAATATAAAGAGTACATTAGTCATTATGAAAGGTTTGTGAAGGACTGGCTGTTTGACCAGATTGTCCAACAACAGTCAAAGGACCGCGGTCTGGAGAAATTGGAGAAGAAACATCTTTCAGAGATGGTCAAGATGATCACTGACACAATCTCTAACATCAGAGAAACAACTggcataaacaatgtaaatgatGTCAAGACATTCATTCAAAACATCTGCAGTGCCCTTGAAGAGAAGCTGGTCCTCAAGGATGCTCTGGATTCCATCTTGATTCTGAACACTGCAGATACAGAACAGTTTGCTGTCTACCTCACAGAGTTTGTGAGAGAATTGGAGCAGTCACTGGCAGCTGAGTACAAAAAGAGAGGTAACATCAAAGAGAGACTCAGATCTCTTCCATTCAAGCCTCAGGACGAGATGTTCACCAGTCTGTTTGGCTGTGGGAAGCAATGTCCCTTCTGTGGTGTACCTTGTGAAGCAGGGGGGATAGAGCACAACAAACACCATTCCTCCATTCACCGTTCACAAGGTATCTGTGGTTATCGGGATAATTATTCACAGAAATTAGTAATTGAGATATGTTCATCTCTTGTGGTTAGTGACAGAGCATTCTCCAACGCCGAGACTGGAGGAACATTTCACCCCTACAAGGACTACCAGACATATTACCCTGACTGGACCCTAACTGGTGATGCCAGCGTGGAGGCGTCAGACTACTGGAAGTATGTGATGGCCACATTCCATGAGAGAATCGCTAAAGAAGTAAATGCACTTCCTGCTGATATCCCAGGGGACTGGAAGGCGTTAACACCTGATGATGCAATGAGAAGCTTAAAAATGTCATTCAACATGAAATGA